DNA sequence from the Sediminispirochaeta bajacaliforniensis DSM 16054 genome:
GTACGGCCCTGAGAATCGACCAGGCCGTGTTTCTCGGCCACTCCATGGGGGGCAAGGTTGTTATGCAGCTGGCCTTCGATTATTCCTCTCTCGTTCGTGGACTTGTTGTCGCGGATATCGGCCCCGACGCTTACCCGCATCGTTTTACCACCATTGTTGAGGCCCTGGGCTCTCTGGATCTTTCGGGCATACGCGGCAGGGGAGAGGCTGATCAAAGGCTTGCCGCCTCCATTGAGGACCGGCGGGTACGTACCTTTCTTCTTCAGAATCTGCGTCGGGACAAAGATGGGCATTTTTTCTGGCGCTTGAACCTTGCTTCGATCAGGGCTCATCTCGATGATATCGCCGCTTCGGTAGGGGAGGGTACGGCCCCCTCTCCACTACCTGCGCTTTTTCTCGCTGGAGAACACTCTTCGTATCTGAACAGCGAGCAGCGAAAAGCGGCCCTGGCGCTTTTCCCGTTGGCGCGTTTTGCCGAAGTCCCCAATGCCGGCCATTGGGTCCAGGTCGACAATCCCGATGCCTTTTTTCGCTTTGTGAGCCCCTTTCTCGCCTCCCTCGATCCTTCTCCTTGACAGCCTGCTGAGAAAACAGCATATTCTATACATAAGGCATTGATGGAGACGAGTAGCGAAAGCGGCTTGACCCTGAGAGAGGGGACCCTGTCGGGTATATTGTTATTGCCCGCCGGCTGAAAGGTTCCTGTCGGTCCTTCGCGAAAACCCCTCCTGAGCCGCAGACGGAACGAAGAGGTCTGTTGATTCTCTTCAAGTATGCTCTGCCGTATCTCCGGCGTAAACGGATCAATGAAGTGCCGTTTTGATCGAAATGAAAAAGATCGAAACGGAAGTAAGGTGGAACCGCGAAGGGCCCCGGGCTTTTCGTCCTTACCTGCATGCAGGAAGGGCGTGAAGTTCGGGGTTTTTTTCGCTATACAGGAGGATTATATGTCGTTGCAAGGATTATCCCAGGAAGAAAAGCTGCACAGAATTCGCCACTCTATGGCCCATGTTATGGCCGAGGCTGTCGTGGACCTTTTCCCCGGAACAAAAGTGGCCATCGGTCCTGCCATTGAAAACGGCTTTTACTATGATTTCGACCTTCCGAAACCTTTGGCAAACGATGATCTTGAAAGGATATCAGCCAAAATGAAGGATATCATCAAGGGAAAGCACCCCTTCCAGCGAAAGGTCATTAGTCGGGAAGAGGCTGAAAAACTCTTCAGCGGCAAGGGCGAGCAGTACAAGGTCGAACTTTTGAAGGCGATTCCCGAAGGTGAAGAGGTGTCCCTCTATTCGCAGGATAGCTTTACCGATCTTTGCCGGGGGCCCCATGTGGAAAATACCGCCGATCTCAATGCCGAGGCTTTTAAGCTTCTCTCCATTGCCGGGGCTTATTGGCGCGGGAAGGAAACCAACCCCATGCTTACCCGTATCTACGGGACCGCCTGGGAGAGTCCCAAGGACCTTCGTCTCTATCTGAAGCATTTGGAAGAGATGGAAAAGCGGGACCATCGAAAACTGGGAAGGGAACTCGATCTTTTCAGCCTTCACGAGGAGGCTGGTCCTGGATTGGTCTACTGGCACCCCAAGGGGGCCAGAATCAGGCACCAGATCGAAACCTTTTGGAAGGATGAGCACTTTAAGAACGGTTATGAGCTGCTCTATACCCCTCATGTCGGAAAATCCTGGCTATGGGAGACCTCTGGACACCTCGATTTTTATGCCGAGGGGATGTATCCCGAGATGGTGATGGATAAGGCCAACTACTATGCCAAGCCGATGAACTGTCCCTTCCATATCATGATCTATAAAACCAACAAGCACTCCTATCGTGAACTGCCCTTTCGCTGGGCGGAACTCGGTACGGTCTATCGTTATGAAAAGTCCGGAACCCTTCACGGTCTCATGCGGGTAAGGGGTTTTACCCAGGACGATGCCCACATCTTTTGCACCCCTGAACAGGTGGAGGATGAAATCCTGGAGGTGCTGCGCTTCAGTCTTCATATG
Encoded proteins:
- a CDS encoding alpha/beta fold hydrolase → MILSHVQYPCSGSPCARCALIIVHGLFGAGINWRRMAEQLSELRDVYTLDLRNHGESDHEDALDYQVMAADVAETCTALRIDQAVFLGHSMGGKVVMQLAFDYSSLVRGLVVADIGPDAYPHRFTTIVEALGSLDLSGIRGRGEADQRLAASIEDRRVRTFLLQNLRRDKDGHFFWRLNLASIRAHLDDIAASVGEGTAPSPLPALFLAGEHSSYLNSEQRKAALALFPLARFAEVPNAGHWVQVDNPDAFFRFVSPFLASLDPSP
- the thrS gene encoding threonine--tRNA ligase — translated: MSLQGLSQEEKLHRIRHSMAHVMAEAVVDLFPGTKVAIGPAIENGFYYDFDLPKPLANDDLERISAKMKDIIKGKHPFQRKVISREEAEKLFSGKGEQYKVELLKAIPEGEEVSLYSQDSFTDLCRGPHVENTADLNAEAFKLLSIAGAYWRGKETNPMLTRIYGTAWESPKDLRLYLKHLEEMEKRDHRKLGRELDLFSLHEEAGPGLVYWHPKGARIRHQIETFWKDEHFKNGYELLYTPHVGKSWLWETSGHLDFYAEGMYPEMVMDKANYYAKPMNCPFHIMIYKTNKHSYRELPFRWAELGTVYRYEKSGTLHGLMRVRGFTQDDAHIFCTPEQVEDEILEVLRFSLHMLRAFGFSDIQAYLSTRPEKAVGDPEQWKLAEASLQKAIEAEGLEYEVDEGGGAFYGPKIDLKVKDALGRSWQLSTVQFDFNEPKRFGMTFVDHDGKEKQPYMVHRALLGSIERFFGVLIEHYGGAFPVWLSPVQVQVIPVAPAFEAYAKSVETELRRHNLRADVDLSDSRMNAKIRNAQKEKIPYMLILGEKEQESRSVSLRKRNGEQVNGLALDEFIAQTLKIVASKENV